From Phosphitispora fastidiosa, one genomic window encodes:
- a CDS encoding two-component system sensor histidine kinase NtrB: MLLKNDIKPKSAGMSSEKPSGVLIADFSGKLKLAKWRLMSDGYSVYYARQLSEIENILSKEDIRVVLAGISGEDDSTFVENIKKTRDGLGIVAVPVAKGLHIDKALYSLNVRKVAGFPVDYPQLSAAVAAELEQVNQLNRQKSALSHIKRALVFPQVKPLIYQTAFDHIKTGILLLDTSGEILLANSSICSLLKIEAGLVIGKNFAEVIGKREAPEQEAVYGLIQEIASGRATVCAEIFNNTAADEPVPYEVAAHRVFSPKGEYIGMCISAADIRDFRKLEKAIARSERLVVAGQLAAGAAHEIRNPLTSVRGFIQLLKKELEGTPKEEYISIIISEIDRVNTIISKLLKLTKPAVLNKIEANISNLFSDIRVLMESEAFLKNITITENFPDSLPPVQIDCEQIKQVIINIVRNSFEAMPEGGNIVIRGTEREKERQVCLEISDTGEGMTEETIRQMFMPFFTTKDSGTGLGLAVSQAIVESHGGRLEVISKLGEGTKTRLYLPC, from the coding sequence TTGCTTCTGAAGAATGACATTAAACCCAAATCTGCTGGGATGAGTTCGGAAAAGCCTTCGGGAGTCCTTATCGCTGATTTCAGCGGAAAACTTAAGCTCGCGAAATGGAGATTAATGAGTGATGGCTACAGCGTTTATTATGCCAGGCAGCTGTCTGAAATAGAGAATATCTTGAGCAAAGAAGACATTCGGGTAGTTCTGGCTGGCATTTCAGGGGAAGATGACAGTACGTTTGTAGAAAATATAAAAAAAACCAGGGACGGTCTGGGAATAGTCGCCGTTCCAGTGGCTAAAGGCCTTCATATTGATAAAGCCCTTTATTCCCTGAATGTTCGCAAAGTCGCCGGGTTTCCGGTGGATTATCCCCAGCTAAGCGCGGCTGTTGCCGCAGAACTGGAGCAGGTTAACCAGTTGAACCGGCAAAAGTCGGCCCTCAGCCATATTAAAAGGGCGCTGGTATTTCCGCAGGTTAAGCCTTTGATATATCAGACCGCTTTTGATCACATAAAAACAGGAATCCTGCTTTTAGACACATCAGGTGAAATCCTTCTCGCAAACAGCTCAATATGCAGTTTGCTTAAAATTGAGGCCGGCCTGGTTATCGGAAAAAACTTTGCAGAGGTTATAGGGAAGCGGGAAGCCCCGGAACAGGAGGCGGTTTATGGCTTGATCCAGGAAATTGCTTCCGGCAGGGCGACAGTGTGTGCCGAAATCTTTAACAATACCGCTGCGGATGAACCTGTGCCTTATGAAGTGGCAGCACACCGCGTATTTAGCCCGAAAGGGGAATACATCGGGATGTGTATTTCGGCAGCAGATATCAGGGACTTCAGAAAATTGGAGAAAGCTATTGCCCGGTCTGAGCGCCTGGTTGTTGCGGGGCAGTTGGCTGCCGGGGCCGCACATGAAATAAGGAATCCACTCACTTCTGTCAGGGGATTTATTCAGCTCCTGAAAAAGGAGTTGGAGGGTACTCCCAAAGAAGAATATATAAGCATAATAATTTCGGAAATAGACAGGGTTAATACCATAATCAGCAAGCTGCTGAAATTGACGAAGCCCGCTGTTCTTAATAAAATAGAGGCCAATATCAGTAATTTGTTTTCGGACATTAGGGTGCTTATGGAGAGTGAGGCTTTTCTTAAAAACATTACTATCACAGAAAACTTCCCGGATTCCCTGCCCCCGGTTCAAATTGACTGTGAACAGATAAAGCAGGTTATTATCAATATTGTGAGGAATTCCTTTGAGGCCATGCCTGAGGGAGGAAATATTGTCATAAGGGGTACTGAGAGAGAGAAAGAAAGACAGGTCTGCCTGGAAATATCGGATACCGGAGAGGGAATGACAGAAGAAACCATTAGACAAATGTTTATGCCGTTTTTTACCACCAAGGATTCCGGTACGGGTCTGGGGCTTGCTGTTTCCCAGGCAATTGTTGAAAGCCACGGCGGAAGGCTGGAGGTTATCAGCAAACTGGGTGAAGGAACCAAAACACGCTTATATCTGCCTTGCTAA
- a CDS encoding heavy-metal-associated domain-containing protein, with protein MATAIINVGGMTCNHCKMAVEKALKTLDGVQDASVDLNAKKVSIEYDPAGVDEAGLKKAISDAGYDVY; from the coding sequence ATGGCTACAGCTATTATTAATGTTGGAGGGATGACCTGTAATCATTGCAAGATGGCAGTAGAAAAGGCCCTGAAAACCTTGGATGGGGTTCAGGATGCCAGTGTTGATCTGAATGCAAAAAAAGTGTCTATTGAGTATGACCCGGCTGGAGTTGATGAGGCAGGACTGAAAAAAGCCATTTCAGATGCCGGGTATGATGTTTATTAA
- a CDS encoding ABC1 kinase family protein gives MTRKYRKVSRYREITGILVRHGFGYLIKPQKRSLPQRVRMVFEDLGPTFVKMGQLLSARPDLVPRDYVEEFSRLQDKVEEVSEPEIRAQFIGEMGKAPEEIFLDFNYRPLASASIGQVHEAVLPDGAEVVVKVQRPHLKQLIGGDIKILKRFAGILQKRTVLGQVCDIYEIIDVFERQIHKELDYLTEAVNTEAFYREFSDEENVIVPRIFSDYTTREILTMEFVRGIRVEEFEEHNYSYDESSRYSGNMLLSIYRPLFERGIFHGDPHPGNVLFQDNFRIVLIDFGIVGRFDRCYRRLVAELLIALGDRDVPAVMNIIMETGRTTKRIHQQHFFEDVSEIVEKANGVTRGGIALGQLINGMLAISIEHGIKMPDNLFILGKTVMISEDMARRICPELDIIEVIRPIAADYLKETLRPGLDNGSVYRQLSNAAEGMMTFPGDVCKAVKNFANNDTRITFYHRNLNWLYDMLDISSSRIAFGLILAALMVGSALIMHTGKGPLLWGYPVLGTLGFVFSGLLGIMVLVSMLRSGRLR, from the coding sequence TTGACCCGTAAATACCGTAAGGTTTCACGATACCGTGAAATTACCGGGATTTTGGTCAGGCATGGGTTCGGATACCTGATAAAGCCGCAAAAAAGGTCACTTCCCCAGCGGGTGAGAATGGTTTTTGAAGACCTTGGGCCGACCTTTGTTAAAATGGGTCAGTTATTGAGCGCTAGGCCTGACCTGGTTCCGCGGGACTATGTTGAAGAGTTCAGCCGGCTTCAGGATAAAGTTGAAGAGGTGTCTGAACCTGAAATAAGAGCTCAATTCATCGGGGAGATGGGCAAGGCCCCTGAGGAGATATTTCTTGATTTTAATTACAGACCCCTTGCCAGCGCTTCTATCGGACAGGTCCATGAGGCCGTCCTTCCAGATGGGGCGGAGGTAGTGGTAAAGGTCCAGAGGCCTCATTTGAAACAGCTTATCGGCGGTGATATCAAAATACTTAAACGGTTTGCCGGTATCCTTCAGAAACGAACTGTTCTGGGACAGGTCTGTGACATTTATGAGATTATCGATGTCTTTGAGAGACAGATACACAAGGAACTGGATTACCTTACTGAGGCTGTTAACACTGAAGCCTTTTACAGGGAGTTCAGTGACGAGGAAAACGTAATTGTGCCCCGAATATTTTCGGACTATACCACCCGGGAGATCCTGACAATGGAATTTGTCAGGGGCATCAGGGTAGAGGAGTTCGAGGAACATAACTACAGTTACGATGAAAGCAGCCGGTATTCAGGAAACATGCTGCTCTCAATTTACCGTCCCCTGTTTGAACGAGGTATTTTTCACGGTGACCCGCATCCGGGCAATGTTTTGTTTCAGGATAATTTTCGCATTGTCCTCATTGATTTCGGGATTGTGGGAAGGTTTGACCGTTGTTACCGCAGGCTGGTTGCAGAGCTTTTGATAGCTCTGGGTGACCGGGATGTGCCGGCAGTAATGAACATTATCATGGAAACAGGGAGAACCACGAAGAGAATTCACCAGCAGCATTTTTTTGAAGATGTTTCCGAGATAGTCGAAAAGGCTAATGGGGTGACCCGCGGCGGAATAGCGCTGGGCCAGTTGATTAATGGCATGTTAGCGATTTCTATTGAGCACGGAATTAAAATGCCGGATAATCTCTTTATTTTAGGCAAGACGGTGATGATAAGTGAAGATATGGCCAGGCGAATATGTCCTGAACTGGACATAATTGAGGTAATCAGACCAATAGCTGCCGATTACTTAAAAGAAACCCTGCGTCCGGGGCTGGATAACGGGAGCGTATATAGGCAGTTATCCAATGCCGCTGAGGGGATGATGACCTTCCCGGGGGATGTCTGTAAAGCGGTTAAGAATTTTGCCAATAATGATACCCGGATAACGTTTTACCACAGGAACCTCAACTGGTTATATGATATGCTGGATATATCGTCATCCAGGATTGCCTTTGGTCTTATCCTGGCGGCTTTGATGGTCGGTTCAGCGCTGATAATGCATACCGGGAAAGGCCCGCTGCTGTGGGGATATCCTGTCCTGGGTACATTGGGCTTTGTTTTTTCAGGACTCTTGGGTATCATGGTGCTGGTATCAATGCTGAGATCAGGACGGCTGAGGTGA
- a CDS encoding Lrp/AsnC family transcriptional regulator has protein sequence MRAYLISHKGELVDLDHKDREILEMLQNNSRLGFEQIAAMLGTDRQDVENRIKELEEKRIIVKYNSLINWEKAGEDVVSAIIEVKVSPQRGAGFDKLAERIYRFPEVKAVYLMSGSYDFSVLVEGTNMKDVAFFVGTKLATIDNVLSTATHFVLKKFKQEGVILDDKEEDRRLVISP, from the coding sequence ATGAGGGCTTATTTAATTTCACATAAGGGGGAGTTGGTTGATTTGGATCATAAGGACCGTGAAATACTGGAGATGCTTCAGAATAACAGCCGCCTGGGTTTTGAGCAGATAGCTGCCATGCTGGGGACGGATCGGCAGGATGTGGAAAATAGGATTAAAGAGCTGGAAGAAAAACGAATTATTGTCAAATACAATTCCCTGATTAACTGGGAAAAGGCGGGTGAAGACGTGGTTTCCGCTATTATTGAGGTCAAGGTCTCTCCTCAGAGGGGAGCAGGCTTTGATAAACTGGCGGAAAGGATTTACCGATTTCCAGAGGTCAAGGCGGTTTATCTGATGTCCGGGAGTTACGACTTCTCAGTATTGGTCGAAGGGACTAATATGAAGGATGTGGCCTTTTTTGTAGGAACAAAACTGGCTACCATAGACAATGTCCTCAGTACGGCAACACATTTTGTGCTGAAGAAGTTCAAGCAGGAAGGCGTAATTCTGGATGATAAAGAAGAAGACAGAAGGTTGGTGATTTCGCCATGA